The genomic interval GCAGCACGTCCAGCGCATCCACCCGCTTCTTTGGGAGGGCGACGGGTCCGTGCGCCGGATCGGCGGAGGGCGGGGCCGAAGCGCGGGTGGTCTGCATGATGAACCAGGTGTGGCGGGGGATGATGATGCGCGGCTACGATCCGCTCACTGCCGTAGCGCGGGTTGTAAGTCCCTGCGCTTGCAGCCAGAAGTAGAACACGTCTACCCAGTGGTCGCTGCTCGTCCCCTGCTTGCGCGTGCCGAAGCCGTGGCCGCCCGTGGCGAACACGTGCACCTCGGGCTGAATGCCCGCGGCGAGAAGGGCATCGTGAAAGCGGACCACGCGCCCTCGCGACACGCGGTCGTCCTGCGCCCACGCGAGGAAGGTGGGCGGCAGCCGGGCGGGGATCGCGGGGATCACGCCCAGCGGACCCCCGTAGATCATCGCCGCGAAGCTGGGGCGCGCCGCGCTGTCCGCCTGCAGCAGCGCCCCGCTGGTGACCATCGCCCCGGCGGAAAAGCCGATCATCCCCACGCGGTCGGGAGCGATTCCCCACTCGGACGCGTGCCGCCGCACCACGCGCAGCGCCTGGATTCCATCCGCGATGCCGTATCGCCCCGCGGTGTCCATGTCCATCTGCGGAATGCCCTCGCCCTTCTGCTCCACCGTGCGGTACTTGAGCACGAACGCGGCGATCCCCCGCTGCTGGAGCCAGCGCGCCAGGTCCGCACCCTCCAGGCTGACGGTGAGCGCGATGAACGCGCCGCCCGGCGCGATGATTACCGCCGTCCCCGTCGCATTCGAGGAGTCCGGAAGGAACGCCGTCAGGGTGGGGGTAACCACGTTCTGGATCACCGTGCCGACCGGCGTATCCTCGTACACCTTTTCCTGGTGCGTCCAGTTTTCCGAGCCGGGCGCGACGCCGGGCCAGAGGTTCACCACCTGCGCGTGCGCCTCACCCAGCGTGAGGAGAACGGCCGCCGCGCTGATCAAGATCGTCCTGAACATGATCTTCCTTCGATGTGTGGCTTTGGGGATGCGGAGCAGGGCCGCCGGTTACGCCTGTGCGCCCGCTCCGGAACCGCTGGAGAGCGCGGGAAGGTAGCGCTCGCGGAGGATGGCGCCGTGGTGAAGCTCGTGCCCGGCGATGATCCACGCCAGTGCGCGCACCGAGCATTCCGCGCCGCTGGCGATCCCGCGGCGGGCGAGCGCTTCGGCGGACAGCGGGCGGAACAGCGCGATCGTGGCGAGGCGCACGTGCTCCAACTCGTCCGCCAGGTCCGCGAGAGTGCGGGCGTCGGACTCCGCGCCCGCGACGAACTGGTCCTGGTCCATCGACGGCAGCGGTGCCGCGTCGCCCCGCGCGAAGTGGAGCGCGCGATACGCCATCACCCGCTCCGTGTCTATCACGTGCCCCAGGACCTGGCGGATGCTCCACTTCCCGGGAAGATATCGATATCCGCCATCCGCCTCGTCCATGCCTCGCATCCAAGCCAGCGTGCCGGCCAGCTGGGCTCTGAGTGTGAGTAGCACGTCGCCGTGAGGGACGAGGTCCACGTAGCGGCTGAAATAAGGGGGATGCTCGGATGCATCGGGGCGCGAAATCATGGGCGGCGTGCGGGTGGGGGTGCTTGCATCCAACGGTTGCTGCTTTCATAATAGGCGAGAACGGTCCGGCGGGAAGAGCCGTTATCCATGTATCGGCAGGACCAATATTGGAGAGGGCGGCGTGCCGAAGAAGCCCGGCGGAGTGGGACTGGAGGTGCTGGAGCTTCAGCGGGACGGTCCGCCGCTCAACCTGCAGATCTACCGCTCCCTTCGTGGCGCAATCCTCGCCCGCCGCCTGGCGCCAGGGGTGCGACTCCCGTCCACGCGGTCGCTCGCCGCGGACCTGGCGGTGTCGCGAAACACGGTGGAAGAGGCGTTCTCGCGCCTCCGCGCCGAGGGGTTCATCGAGCGGCGCACGGGCGACGGCACCTACGTCGCCATCATCGACCGGGTGCTGCAGCCCGAACCGTCGGCACGGGCTGCGTCTCCCTCCGCGACACGGCGTCTCGCCGCCCGGGCCGGAGTCTTCAACCCGTCGTCGTTTTCGGCGGACCCTAGCGTGCCGCGCGCGTTCTCCGGCGGATCGGCCGCGGTGGAAGCCTTTCCGCTGGACATCTGGCGCGGACTCGTTTCCCGCGGGATGCGGCGGCTGGGGCGGCGCAGCCTTGGCTACGGCGATCCGGCGGGATACGGGCCGCTGCGCGAGGCGATCGCATCGTACGTGGCCACGTCGCGTGGCGTGATGTGCGCGCAGGACCAGGTGATCGTCCTCACCAGCTCGCAGCAGGCGCTGGACGTGGCCATCCGCGTGCTTACGGATCCCGGCGACGCAGTGTGGCTGGAAGAGCCGGGCTATCCCGGGGCGCGGGCCGCGTTCACCCTCAACGGCGCGCGCATCGTTCCGGTGCCGGTGGATGGCGACGGGCTGCAGGTGAGCGAGGGCGTGCGTGCCGCCCCCGACGCGCGGCTGGCCTACGTGACGCCCTCGCACCAGTATCCGCTGGGCGTAACGATGAGCCTGGAACGGCGGCTGGAGCTGCTGGACTGGGCACGGGGGGCCGGCGCCTGGATCATCGAGGACGACTACGACGGCGAGTTCCGCTTCGACGGACGCTCCCCGGCGGCAATCCAGGGGATCGATCAGGACGCGCGGGTGGTCTACACGGGCACCTTCAGCAAGGTGCTGTTTCCGTCCATCCGCCTGGCCTACGCCGTCGTTCCCGCGGACCTGGTGGCGCCCTTCACCATTGCTCGCGGGCTGCTGGATGGGCACACGGCGCTCCTTCACCAGGTGGCACTGGCGGAGTTCTTTGCCGAGGGGCACTTCGGCGTGCACGTCCGCCGGCTGCGCGGCCTGTACCGGGAGCGGCGGGACGTGCTGGTGGATGAGGTGAACCGCACGCTGGCGGGAAGGATGCACCTCGGTCCCGCCGATGGCGGGATGCATGTGGTGGGATACCTGGCGGATACGGCAGACGACGTCCTCGCGACCGCCCGTGCCGCGGAGCAAGGCGTGGACGTGCACCCGCTCGCCCGCTACTACATCGGCCCTCCCGCGGCGCGCGGCCTGGTGCTCGGCTACGGCGCGCTCGCCCCGGACGCCATCCGCGCCGGCGTGCAGGCGCTCGCCCGATGCCTGTGACGGCGGCTCACGAGAATGAACGCGACCTGACCCCCTGACGAACTGGATATCGAGATGAGACGTACGATCGCGGTGGCCGCACTCTGCCTCGGTGGCGCCTGCACCACGACCGCGCAGGTCGTCCCTGGGCCGGCCCCGGCCGCGCCCATCCCCGCGCAGTCGACGCCCGCTCCCGTGCAGGGTGGGGCCGGTCCGCTCAGCATCGGTGAGACGTTCACCATGCCGTCCGCCGCGCTGAACGAGACGCGGCGCATCAACGTGTATCTGCCCCCCGGATACGCGGAAGCCGCGACGCAGCGCTTTCCCGTGCTCTACATGCCGGACGGCGGGATGGCGGAAGATTTTCTGCACGTGGCGGGGCTGGTGCAGGTGGGCGTCGGCAACGGGACGATGCGCCCGTTCATCCTGGTGGGCATCGAGAACACCCAGCGGCGCCGCGACATGACCGGACCGACCACCGTGGAGGCGGACAGGCGGATCGCGCCGCGCGTCGGCGGCTCGGCGGCGTTCCGCACGTTCATCCGAACCGAACTGATGCCGCGCATCCGCGAGCGCTACCGGACCACCGCCGAGACGGCGATCGTGGGCGAATCGCTGGCCGGCCTGTTCGTGATGGAAACCTTCCTGCTGGAACCGGGCCTATTCGACACCTACATCGCCTTCGATCCTAGCCTGTGGTGGAACGGCCAGGCGCTGGTGCGCGGCGCGGGCGAGCGCCTTGGCGCGCAGCCGCTCGCCGGCAAGACCGTGTACCTCGCCAGCAGCGGGGATGGCGGGCTGGAGGAGGC from Longimicrobium sp. carries:
- a CDS encoding alpha/beta hydrolase — protein: MFRTILISAAAVLLTLGEAHAQVVNLWPGVAPGSENWTHQEKVYEDTPVGTVIQNVVTPTLTAFLPDSSNATGTAVIIAPGGAFIALTVSLEGADLARWLQQRGIAAFVLKYRTVEQKGEGIPQMDMDTAGRYGIADGIQALRVVRRHASEWGIAPDRVGMIGFSAGAMVTSGALLQADSAARPSFAAMIYGGPLGVIPAIPARLPPTFLAWAQDDRVSRGRVVRFHDALLAAGIQPEVHVFATGGHGFGTRKQGTSSDHWVDVFYFWLQAQGLTTRATAVSGS
- a CDS encoding DinB family protein → MISRPDASEHPPYFSRYVDLVPHGDVLLTLRAQLAGTLAWMRGMDEADGGYRYLPGKWSIRQVLGHVIDTERVMAYRALHFARGDAAPLPSMDQDQFVAGAESDARTLADLADELEHVRLATIALFRPLSAEALARRGIASGAECSVRALAWIIAGHELHHGAILRERYLPALSSGSGAGAQA
- a CDS encoding PLP-dependent aminotransferase family protein; the encoded protein is MPKKPGGVGLEVLELQRDGPPLNLQIYRSLRGAILARRLAPGVRLPSTRSLAADLAVSRNTVEEAFSRLRAEGFIERRTGDGTYVAIIDRVLQPEPSARAASPSATRRLAARAGVFNPSSFSADPSVPRAFSGGSAAVEAFPLDIWRGLVSRGMRRLGRRSLGYGDPAGYGPLREAIASYVATSRGVMCAQDQVIVLTSSQQALDVAIRVLTDPGDAVWLEEPGYPGARAAFTLNGARIVPVPVDGDGLQVSEGVRAAPDARLAYVTPSHQYPLGVTMSLERRLELLDWARGAGAWIIEDDYDGEFRFDGRSPAAIQGIDQDARVVYTGTFSKVLFPSIRLAYAVVPADLVAPFTIARGLLDGHTALLHQVALAEFFAEGHFGVHVRRLRGLYRERRDVLVDEVNRTLAGRMHLGPADGGMHVVGYLADTADDVLATARAAEQGVDVHPLARYYIGPPAARGLVLGYGALAPDAIRAGVQALARCL
- a CDS encoding alpha/beta hydrolase, whose amino-acid sequence is MRRTIAVAALCLGGACTTTAQVVPGPAPAAPIPAQSTPAPVQGGAGPLSIGETFTMPSAALNETRRINVYLPPGYAEAATQRFPVLYMPDGGMAEDFLHVAGLVQVGVGNGTMRPFILVGIENTQRRRDMTGPTTVEADRRIAPRVGGSAAFRTFIRTELMPRIRERYRTTAETAIVGESLAGLFVMETFLLEPGLFDTYIAFDPSLWWNGQALVRGAGERLGAQPLAGKTVYLASSGDGGLEEAIGPLAADLRASEARGLRWFYEHMPEEKHATIYHPAALRAFRTVFKPAPAP